GGATTTTTCTATGGTAAGGTTGTGGATATGGGTTTTAATATTACTGTTTGTTTGCAAAGAGGAATAAAAACCGTAACGTGAGTCAAAGGCTTTtctcaaatttaaaaatgtctaaTAAATGTCTACTTAGTCTGCATCTtgtcaaatgactttttcgtctaagacggtaatctgttaagcaaaagcctttgttccttttctgcgtgcggtcgcccattgtgtaccattatctctgacaatggcacgcgccgtagcacgcgctcagtctcaatggtacacaatgggcgaccgcacacacaaaaggaacaaaggcttttgtttaacagattaccgtcttagacgaaaaagtcatttgaaaagatgcagactataacaaAGGAATAAAAACCGTAACATGAGTCTAAGCCttccttaaatttaaaaataacggaGTTGTTAATCTATTGTATATCCAACTTTTGTAGCAAGACTCGTAAGGCTCACCATACAccattttcctatttttaatttgaaccttgttgtatagtaaattgggatgaatttcgtttgtttgagatggcaatgaaataaaaaaatgctactttattaaaaagcctgaccaggaacaTATGATCAcacgccatgttgcggaatttgactggaactttttttttcacactatacctatactgaactgtcaccctatacatgagaaagaacagcgccctcttgacaatgatcatatattactggtcaggctttaattagaatgagggcgtccgctagctggcgcgggtgcatgAAACGGGCGAGAGGATTAACGAAAAATAGGATGAGaaacgctaactggcgcggtCACGTGTGgaggattttacctacaatggcacccgcgtgaATGCGCCCGCGGCAGCTAACGGACGCCCTGAAACGTAGTGttcattgtaatgcacattaaGCCTCACGAGGATAAGATCCCAgaatcaatatttattatacgaTGAGTGGTTTAAACATTGCGAGGTTAAAATATAGACGGTATAATATGGTCGTTCTAGATTTCGAAGAACCGAACTGTTAGATGGTTTCCCTGATGTTTACTGTGGGCGCGAGGCTGTGCTCAAGAGAGGGATATCGCTTTTGTCCTGGCCAATGCAAAAAGGACTCATACAGGTATTTGTTTAAGGTCAATTTGGAGAAGACTGTATAATGTTTGGTTGCTCAGACACTAATAAAAGAAGAGTTTCGCTCCTTCTACTCCACCGACCTTCTGTTAGTTGAGTATGTGTACAAACTATGTACAAATGCAAGAGTTAGAAGCGATGAAAGAGTTTATAGACTGTAGAAGGTTTTCCCTACATTGACCTTAAATGTAAttcataaatgtatttttaaggcTTCAAGataaataggtataattttatgtaggtaGAGAATAGAAGTATAAATGTTTTACCTTTCATATTCATCTTTAGTAAATAATACGTAAgcaacataacataatataaacaTACTATGATTTGACACATAATTGACATGATCAACGAGAATAGAGGGAATGAAAAAGTCGAGTAAAATTAAGTTCTTAAATCTTTATTGATCTAAACCAAAACGGTTTCTAGTGAATGTCACTTCAGTTATGTCATAGTAATGTGCGAAATACGTAATATCTATTTATTGAAATGAAACACATGTgggtaaaaacataataaaacacttaaattaataacttattaaaaaaaactgcccTAAGTCATGATCGCTTGGTAGgttgcccagaaggctggccgcattgcccctttggatagcaatgctgatccgctgaGCGAAATATTGGCCAGCACTCAGGTCGCTCGAAGCCTCTATAAGGCGCTTATAAGAGGCGACGCGCGCCAGGGTTCCATGGCCCCAGAGTCTCAAACTAAAACGCCGCAAATATTACCTATATGTACTCTTAGCTACTACCAAGGGTGACATAACATAATTGCGACGCTTGAGGCTTAATTTATTCAATGATGCAACCAAAACTATATATTCAAACACACAATAATATTCCGACCAACATTATGTCCAGGATTGGGATGAACTGGAGAAGTTACTGCACCACACGTTCTACAAGGAGCTGCTGGTGGCCCCTGAAGAGACCAATGTCATGTACGCGCTGCACCCGCTCACACCAGGCAAAGACAAGTGAGTAGATAGTTTTGGTTCTGAAAatcttcttttatttattttattcactaAACACAAGTGGGTAAAACAGGATAAaacacttaaattaaaaacttataaataaataagaaatgtaAAAGTTGAACGCAGTAAAAACTTGTATATAATCATGTTGCTTTCCAGGGAACAGATGGCAGAGTTACTCTTCGAGACGTTTATAGTGGATGCCATATACCTGGCGCAGAGCCCGGCGCTGGTCACGCTGGCGAGTGGGAGAACCACTGGTCTGGTCTGGGAGAATGGCTACTCGTGCTGCTATACAGCTCCTGTTTTTGAAGGGTGCGTACTGGTTTTTGAAGAGGCGAATGAGAATATCATTAAATTGGGAAACTTATAACTCCGTACTCGCTTCAAGGAGGTTATCACATATAGAAATAAAGAGGGAATGACGAAATGTACCTAGTAATTTAGTAAAGATGGCATGGTTGCTATTCGAAACATTTATAGTGGACGCCATATGCTTGGCCCAGACTCCGGCGGAGAGCCATTCTCCGCCGCTACTGTTTTTGAAGGGTGTGTATCGGCCTTTGAAGAGGCAAATGATACGGACTATCAttgaataaaattacacattggAAAACTCACTCCATTCTCGCTTCAAGGTTTTCACGCATGGAACTTAAGAGAGACTGATGAAAGACTGTGGATGTTCATTGAATCAAACCAAAGCTTGGGAAACTCAAAACTTCAAGGTTTTCTCGTATAGAAATAAAGAGAAACTGATGATTCAACGTTGTTTTGGTTAATGTTTTGCTTTGGTGTTCAATATGGCTCTGAAGTTGTGATACCAcctgtcacctgacgatatactATGTCAAACAAGATATGCGCGGCATTAAGATATTTGACATTCTCAACATGCGCACTTGGGGTCGTTTTTGAGCTCGAGTCATATCATAGTAGTCGTAGTATAGTCATTCTAGTTAGTTTTGTTTTGAGAACTAGAATTGTTAAGCAGCCCTTTTTTATCCAGGTTCCCGCTAAAGCATTCAATAGTAACTTCTCAGCTAACCGGCCAAGCAATTACCGGAATCTTGCTGGACTTAATGAAGAACATTGGTTACTCTTTTACTACACCCACGGAGATAGAGCTCGCGGAAAAGATTAAGGTAAAACTTTCTTGCCTTGCTGTGCATAAATTACACTTCCTAGTCTAACAGATGATCTAATCTCTGGATAAAGCCTAAAATTCCATGTAAAGGTAAATGTAGACCATCTATAAGCGAAAACCATGCTAGGCACGCACCTCGCATACTGCACCACAGCACCACTTCATCGATATAAGTCACAGCGTTGCGTCATGCCTGCGTATGAGCCCACGTCACCACGTTACGTTGCAGCCACCCCGCGGCCGCGCCGCGCATCATTGATATTGGGCAATTGGTCCAATCGTGTTAATAAAACGGAAGTGCAAGCTCACTCCGGGCCTTTTGACACCTAACATCGGGTCATATGACAACGCGTTAGATTAAGCTATAAAtgtaatcattaatatttttaatctcTTTTATTCGAAGCATTCTTGTAATTTATCTCCTCCACTGCTGCCTCCCTATACAATTACCGTCTATAAGCGACATCACTTTTAACTCCTTTCTGACTGTGTTTTTCCTTAATATTCCAGGCAAGCACCTGCTACGTAGCCACAGACCTAAAATCAATCCAGGCTTCCAGAATGGCAGATGGCGACACCAAAGTTCGCTACCAGCTGCCTGACGGCCAGCATATCATTCTAGACGAGGAGAGGTTCATATGCCCTGAAGTCTTCTTCCGACCTTCGTTGCAAGGGCTGGAGTGCCCTAGTATCGTTGATGACATATGCAAAACTATCAGCCGATGCGATATTGACTATCAGCCTATGTTTTATGATAATATCGTGCTTTCTGGTAAGTATCAAGTCTtttttcatcatcattaatttaagagcctagctcttgtcggtggagcaatttccatgtatctccTGAGACTCTTGCAttcctgagcctttcgtttgaccgcctgatacgacacgacgtttatcttttccttaagttggtccatgtatgttcttcttggtctccctctcttccgccttccttctacttacccttccacaatattttttatgaattcgtcgtgtcgtaacagGTGCCCAACCATCTTCCCTCTTCTGCTCTCAATGATTTGCAAGAGGGACCTCCTCTCCTGCACAAAGTTGAGAACTTCCTCGTTAGATTTTCTCTCGGTCCAACTAATCTTCTCCATCcgccgccagcaccacatttcaaagtattttttacaagcttttatttatctTGCAATGTATTCTACTAAGTTGCAACATTTATGTTAGCATCGGACTGATCTTGTCAT
The Cydia strobilella chromosome Z, ilCydStro3.1, whole genome shotgun sequence genome window above contains:
- the LOC134753856 gene encoding actin-like isoform X2, translating into MSDRIKVVLDVGGQWTRAGFAGESFPRAEYPSVVGRFRRTELLDGFPDVYCGREAVLKRGISLLSWPMQKGLIQDWDELEKLLHHTFYKELLVAPEETNVMYALHPLTPGKDKFPLKHSIVTSQLTGQAITGILLDLMKNIGYSFTTPTEIELAEKIKASTCYVATDLKSIQASRMADGDTKVRYQLPDGQHIILDEERFICPEVFFRPSLQGLECPSIVDDICKTISRCDIDYQPMFYDNIVLSGGGSQLAGLDKRLHRELLLRVLEQPNFRVTVDAMESRQHATWRGGSMLACMDAVKGCYLTKEEYEDSGTGRVRQKFY
- the LOC134753856 gene encoding uncharacterized protein LOC134753856 isoform X1, giving the protein MSDRIKVVLDVGGQWTRAGFAGESFPRAEYPSVVGRFRRTELLDGFPDVYCGREAVLKRGISLLSWPMQKGLIQDWDELEKLLHHTFYKELLVAPEETNVMYALHPLTPGKDKEQMAELLFETFIVDAIYLAQSPALVTLASGRTTGLVWENGYSCCYTAPVFEGFPLKHSIVTSQLTGQAITGILLDLMKNIGYSFTTPTEIELAEKIKASTCYVATDLKSIQASRMADGDTKVRYQLPDGQHIILDEERFICPEVFFRPSLQGLECPSIVDDICKTISRCDIDYQPMFYDNIVLSGGGSQLAGLDKRLHRELLLRVLEQPNFRVTVDAMESRQHATWRGGSMLACMDAVKGCYLTKEEYEDSGTGRVRQKFY